The window AGGATCGCGTCCGCGCCGCCCATATATTCGACATACTTTTTGCCGCTCTCGACCGGCGGCAGCGGATCGAGATTGACCGGATTGGCGTCGTACCAACCGAGATATTTCTGATAGACCGCCTTCACATTGTGCCGGATGTGACCGTAATAGCCGCGTCCATGCCACGCGCCTTCGAGACCGGCCGGCAGCTTTATCGTCTCCGCGATTTCGCTCGCCGTCAGCCCGTGATTCATCAGGCGGATGGTCTGGTCATGGGCGAATTTATAGAGATCGCGCTGCTGGCGAATCATTTTGTCGATGCGCTCTTTGCCCCACACCGGCCAGTGATGCTGGCCGCACATGGCGTCGGCCTTGCCGCCCCACATCTGCAAGGCCTCGCCGAGATATTTCGACCAGACCAGCGCATCGCGGACGTCGGCGCCGCGGAACGGCAATAGATTATGGAAATTATGCGTGCAGTTTTCCGCGAGATTGAGCAGCTTGTAGCGCGGAATGAAAAAATGCATCTCCGCCGGCGCCTCGCTGTTCGGCGCCATCTGGAATTCGAATTCGACCCCGTCGATGACGCGCTTGTCTCCGGTCGCCATGATGAGATCGGTCGGGCGCAGCAGCTTGACCGAGCCCGCCGCGATCGACTTGCCTAACCCATTGTCGACCTGCCCGCGCGGACCCTTGGCGAGGAACGGCCCGAACTGATATTGCGCACGCCGCAGCATCGCCGGCCCGGCGATGATGTTTTCCGACACCGCATGCTCCATGAAGAGATTGGGCGCGATGATCGGAATGCGTCCGTCCGCCAGCGCCTCGTCGTCGAGCACGCCGCGGGCGCCGCCATAATGGTCCACATGGGTGTGCGTGAAGATGACGGCGGCCACCGGGCGTTTGCCGCGATGCCTGAAATAGAGCTCCAGCGCGGCGCGCGCGCCTTCGATCGAGGTCAGCGTGTCGACCACGATCACGCCGTTGTCGCCCTCGATCAGCGTCATGTTGGCGATGTCGAGCCCGCGGACTTGATAGACCCCGGGCAGCACCTCGAACAACCCGTGGTGCATATTGAGGCGCGACTGCCGCCACAGGCTCGGGTTCACCGTCGGCGGCGCCTTTTCTTCGGAAAGAAAGCCGTAGGGCTCGAGGCTCCAGACCACCCTGCCTTGCGCGTTGGTGATCTTCGCGTTTTCCAGCGTGCCCAAAAAGCCGCGCGATGCATCATCGAAATCGGCGGTGTCGGAGAACGGCAGCGCTTTCAGCATCGCGGCCTGTTGCGCGATCACGGATGCCGAGGCTTCCTTGGCGCTGTCCTTTGCTTCGTTCGGCGCTACGCCTGTGCTAGCCTGGATCATCGGCATCCTCCACTGTCTGCTTCTTAGAGACTCATTTAATCGCATCCCGATATCGATTACCATCCGCTCAATTGCGGCCGATGACCATCAAGGTTCACATGCCGCGAAAGGGGAGGGAATGATGAGCCATGCGAGAGCGCCGTTTGCCTTTATCGCCAGCCTTGTCGCGGTGCTGCTCGCCGCACCTCCGTGCGCGCATGCGGAGAGCCCCTATCCTGTTCGCCCGATCCATATCATCGTGCCCTATCCCGCGGGCGGCATCGTCGACATCGTTGCGCGTGCCGTGGCTTCGACGGTTTTGCCATCATTGCGAGGAGAAAAGGGTGGCCCGACTTCACCTCGCCCCGCTTGCGGGGAGAGGTCGGCGCAAAGCGCCGGGTGAGGGGGACTCTCCACGCGCATCCATGTTCGGAAATTGCGGAAGCAGCCCCTCACCCCAACCCTCTCCCCGCGAAGAGCGGGGAGAGGGAGAAGTGGACACTCACTTCTTCATCTTGCTGGCGTCCATCTTGACCGACGTATCCAGCATCCTGTTCGTGAACGCGGTTTGCACATCGAACGGCTTTTCCATGCCGAGATAGGTCTGCACCAGTTCGTAGTCCTTTTTCATCCGCTCGCCGTCGATCCAGCCCAGCGCCTTGGTCGTGGTAAAGTCATCGGTCATCAGGAATTTGATGCGTTCCCACTGGCGCTCCTGGTTCTCCTTGTCGAGGCCCGACACGGAATCGAGCAGCGCCTTCAGGCAAGGAGCGACATCGGCGACGCAGGCGGCGAACGCTTTCTGGCTGATTTTTACAAACTCCTCGACGAGTTTCGGGTTCTTCTCCAGGAACGCGCCATTCACGATCAGCGAATTGCCGTATGGATTTAAGCCAATGTCCTTCCAGTTGACATGGCCGAGATCACTGCCGAACTCGATCACCTTAAGGTCATGCTCGTTGTAGAAATCGCTGATGATATCGACGGTGTGGCTCTTGAGCGCGGCGATCTTCGCGGTCGGCCCGACATTGACGAAATTCACCGAGTCAGCCGCGATGCCGGCGGCCTTGGCGAAGGCCGGCCACATCACGCGCGAGGCATCGCCCGGCGGATTGCCGATCTTGTGACCGGGAAAATCCTTCGGCCCATTCACGCCATAGCTCTTCAGCCAATAAAAAGTTTGCCCGGTATTGGCGTAGATGCTCATCAGCGCCACGACGTCGGCGCCCTTGCTGCGCGCCACCAGCATGGTCGCGAGATCGGCGATCCCGAACGGCGAGCCGCCGGAGCCGACCTTCAGGGATGACACCCCCGAGCCCTTGCCGGTCTCGATGGTGAGATCGATGCCGGCCTTCTCATACCATCCCTGCGCCTTGGCGTAATAAAACGGCGAATGGTCGGCGGTCGGTGTCCAGTTCAAAATCAGATTGACGGACTCGCCGGCGTGAGAAGGAATGGAAGGCGCAACGAGCGCGAGCGCCAGCCCCGCAATTCTCAGACACTTCATCGCAGCCCTCCTCGCTTGCGGGTCGTGCGAACTGGCCCAAACAGCCTTGTCGTTGCGCGTCCGCCGGTCTACCAATGCAACAAGGGACGGACCGAATTGTCAACTGTCTGGTTGGAAATGCCCAAACAACGATCAACCAAACAACGATCCACCAAAGAGCGATCCAATGGCGCCGCGAAGCCGCAGCGGCGCGATCCGGCCGCCACCCGCAACAAGCTGTTGACCGCGGCGCGCCGCGAATTTGCGAAAAACGGCCTTGCCGGTGCGCGGGTCGATGAAATCGCCGAGCGTGCCGGCGTCAACAAGCAGCTGGTCTATCATTATTTCGGCGACAAGGACGCGCTCTATCTTGCGGTACTGGAATGGGTCTATGAGGAAATCCGCACCCAGGAGCGCAAGCTCAACCTGGAAGGCCTGCCGCCGGAACGGGCGATCAAGAAGCTGATCGAAAGCTCGTTCGACCACCTCGCGCTCCACCCCGATTTCATCGTGCTGCTCAACGACGAGAACCGCAATGGCGCGAGGCATGTGCGCGCCTCACCGAGGATCGAGGACATGCATTCGCCCTTGGTCAGCATGGTCTCGAAGATCCTCAAGGAGGGCGTGCGGGCCGGCACTTTCCGCAGGGGCATCAACCCGGTGCATCTCTATATCTCGATCGCGGGATTGAGCTATTTTTTCTTTTCCAACACGCCGACATTGTCGGCGATTTTTGGCAAGGACCTGTCGAGCGTCGCGGCCAAACGCGCGCGCCGCAAGCACGTGGTCGATCTGGTGATGCAGGCGTTGCGGCCGTGATGGATGGCTCCCCGTCATTGCGAGCCAACGGGGCGCGCGTTCGCGCGACCCGTTGGCTCCTCGCAATGACGATTTTTTCACAATCAACCAGATGGTTGAAAGACAGATGGTACCGCGATACAATACGTCTACCTGCTCCGGCTGAGAAGCCAGCGCACAATTGGAGAGCACATTGTCCGAAGCCAAAATGCGCCCGGCAAAATCCTTTGCGATCATCCTGATCGTGCATCTTGCCGTGATCGTGCTGTGGCAGGTTCTGGTCGACGCCTTTCATGTACCAAAGTTCATCCTGCCGTCGCCGCTCGCGACCGTCGCAACGTTGAGTTCAGCAAAATACGCATGGCTTTCCAACCTCGCCGTCACGGCCGTGGAAATCCTCGGCGGCTTTTGCCTCGGCGCTTTGGTCGGCGTCGCGCTGGCGGTGGTGTTCTGCTGGTCGCCGCTGGTGAGCCTGTTGCTGCTGCCGCTGTTCGTTACGCTCAATATGATCCCGAAGGTAGCGCTCGGCCCGCTATTCATCGTCTGGTTCAGCTACGGTATTTTTGCCAATATCCTGATCACGTTCAGCATCTGCTTTTTCCCGATCCTGTTGACCACCGCGCGCGGCTTGAGCGAGGTCGAGCCTGACTTGCTCGATCTCGTAAAATCATTGCGCGGCTCGCGCTGGATCTTGTTTCGCAAAATCCAGCTGCCGGGCGCGCTGCCTTACGTGTTTTCCGGCATGAAGGTCGGGGCCATCCTGGCGGTCGCCGGCGCCATCGTCGGCGAGTTCATCGCCAGCGAGCGCGGGCTCGGCTATCTCATGATCCAGGTGCAGTCCTCGCTCGATACGCCAGCGATGGTGATGGCGGTCGTGCTTCTGACCCTGCTCGGGGTCACGCTTTACGGCCTGGTGCTCGCCTTTGAGCGATTGTTCGTGATCAGGGACGTGCGGCTGCAATGACAAAACAGGGAAGAAACATGCTGCTCATGCGCGACAAACTGCCGGAAACGATCAATGATGTCACGGCGCTCGACGAGTTGCTGTGCCGGCCGAGCCAGGCCCTGATCGACGACCTGCAAAAGCTCGACGGCGACATCATGATCCTCGGCGTCGCCGGCAAGATGGGACCGACGCTGGCGGGCCTTGCGAAAAACACCCTGCCCGACCGCCGCATCATCGGCGTCGCGCGCTTCAGCGACGCAAGCGTGAAAGACAGGTTAGAGGCGCGCGGGATCGAAACCATCCATTGCGACCTGCTCGATGAATCCGCCATCAAGGCATTACCGAAATCGCAAAACGTCGTGTTCATGGCCGGACGCAAATTCGGCGCGGAGGGCGATCTGTCGTTGACCTGGGCGATGAATGCGCACGTTCCTGCCCTTGTCGCGCAGGCATTTTGTCAGTCGCGGATCGTGGCGTTCTCGACCGGCTGCGTTTATCCCTTCGTGCCGGTGAACGGCAAGGGGGCGAGCGAGGATCTTGCGCCCAATCCGCCCGGCGAATACGCGCAATCCTGTGTCGGGCGCGAGCGCATGTTCGAATATTTTTCGCGCAAATACAAAACGCCCGGCCGGTTGTTTCGGCTGAACTACGCGATCGACATGCGCTACGGCGTGCTGCACGACATCGCGACCAAAATCCTCCAGGGCAAGCCGATCGACGTCAGCCTCGGCCATGTCAATTTCATCTGGCAGGGCGATGCCTCGGCGCAGGCGTTGCGCTGTCTTGCGCATTGCGACACGCCGACCTCGCCGATCAATGTCAGCGGCCACGAAATTCTTCGCGTGCGCGATCTCGCGGCAAAATTAGGCACGATGCTCGGCCGCGAGCCGATCATCGTCGGCCGCGAAGAACCGACGGCGTGGCTCACCGACACCTCGCGGGCCACAAGAATGTTCGGGCTGCCGATCGTCGACACCGAGCGATTGATCGCCTGGACTGCGGATTGGGTCGCGCGATCAATGCCGAGTTTGGGCAAACCGACAAAATACGAGGTGCGCGATGGCCGATATTGATCAGTTTGCAACCGTAGAGCTCGGCAGCGACGACGCGCGTGCGGGGCTGATGCTGTCGGCGGAAGCCAACTGGAATCAGAACGAGGCCGACTGGCGGTTGTTCTTGAAGGAGGGAACCGTGTTCGGCGTGCGCGACAGGGATCGCCGCCTGATCGCTACCGCGGCGCTGTTGCCCTACACTTCGGCCAATGCCTGGATCAGCATGGTGCTGGTGACGGCGAACTGGCGCCGCCACGGACTTGCGACCAGGCTGGTCGATACCTGTCTCGATACCGCCACGAAGCGAGGCCTTACCTGCTGGCTCGACGCGACGCCGGCGGGCGCCGCAGTCTATGGGCCGCTTGGATTTACGCCGACCCTGCAATTGCGGCGGTTGCGTCGGGAGAATTCACCGCAAGCCGGAACGTCCCGGCTGCTATCGACCTGTAACCTGGCGGAATTGATCGCGCGCGACACCAGCGCCATGGGTTTTGATCGCAGCGTCTTGCTGACCGAGCTTGCCGGACGGCCCGGCTCGCGATTGCTATCCAGCGGCGATGCGGTCGCGCTGGTCCGCGACGGGCGCAAGGCGCGGCATATCGGCCCCTTGTTCGCATCCGCGCCGGATCAGGCGATCGCGATGGTCGAGGTGATCGCGCGATCCGAGGCAGGGCCTTGGCTGATCGATGCCGTCAACGGACAACAAGAATTTCTGAAAGGCCTGACCGGCTCGGGCTGGATCGTCGAGCGGCCCTATCAGCGCATGCGGTTTGGCCGCGCAACGACGCGCGCGGAAACGCTGCCGTTTGCCGTCGCCGGCCCGGAATATGGATGAGGGATCGCCGCCATGCATCATAGCGAGATGAAATCCGAGGTGCGCCGCCTGATCGCCGACGGCACGGTACTCCCCGCGCATCCGCTGGCGCTCGACGCCAGCCGCAAGCTCGACAAAGTTCATCAGCGCGCGCTCACGCGTTATTACATCGACGCCGGCGCCGGCGGGCTGGCCGTCGGCGTCCATACCACGCAATTTGCGATCCGCGACGTCGGCCTCTACAAGCCGGTGCTGGAGTTGGCCGCGGAGACCGCGGCGGACTGGACCAAGCGGCCGCTGGCGATGGTCGCGGGCCTCGCCGGCCCGACGGCCCAGGCTGTGTCCGAGGCGAAGATCGCACTCGGGATCGGCTATCATGCGGGATTGCTCAGCCTGGCCGCGATGAAGACGGCTTCCGAAGACGAGATCATCGGTCATTGCAGGGCCGTCGCGCGCGAAATCCCGCTGGTCGGGTTTTATCTGCAGCCGGCGGTCGGCGGCGTCATCCTCAGCGCCGACTTCTGGCGGCGCTTTGCGGGCATTGAAAATGTCATCGCGATAAAGATCGCGCCGTTCAACCGCTACCGCACGCTCGATGTCTTGCGCGGCGTAGCCGCCGCCGGCGCGCTCGACCGCATCGCGCTCTATACCGGCAACGACGACCACATCCTGCTCGATCTCGTGCTGCCGTTCGATCTGCGCGACCAGGGCGTCACCACGCGGGCCTATTTCCGCGGCGGCCTGCTCGGCCACTGGTCGGTGTGGACGGCGAGCGCCATAAAACAATTCGAGATGTGTCGCGCGGCACGGGGCAAGGACGCCTTGCCTGCCGATCTGCTGGCGCTCGATGCCCGCGTCACCGATTGCAACAGCGCGTTCTTCGACGTCGCCAACAATTTTCACGGCTGCATCGCCGGCTGCCACGAAATCCTGCGGCGGCAGGGGCTCATGGAGGGCATCTGGTGTCTCGATCCCGATGAGGGCCTAAGCCCCGGCCAGCTGCAGGAGATTGGCCGCGTCTGCCGCGAGCACGCCGATCTCAGCGACGACGCCTTTGTCGCCGAGAATCTGCAGAAATGGCTTGCATGAGCGAGCCGCCGGAGCCCTTTATTCGCCTGCGCAACGTGCGGAAAGTTTATCGTTCGCAAGGTACGGAGTTTCTCGCAGTCTCCGATGTCACCATGGACGTGCAGGAGGGCGAATTGATTTCGCTGGTCGGCCCCTCCGGCTGCGGCAAGACCACGGTCTTGAAGATCCTCGCAGGACTGCACGAGGCCGACGGCGGCACCATCCAGATCGGCAACGCGTGCAATCCCTTCGATCCCGCACGCGACATCGGCATGGTGTTTCAGCAGGCGCTATTGTTGAAATGGCGCACCATTCTCGACAACGTGTTGCTGCCGGCGGAGATCGTCGGCCTGCCGATGAAGGCGGCGCGGTCGCGGGCGCGTGACCTTCTCCATCTCGTCGGGCTTGCCGGCTACGAGCAAAAATATCCGCAGCAATTGTCGGGCGGGATGCAGCAGCGCACGGCGATCGCCCGCGCCTTCATCCACGATCCAAAATTGATCCTGATGGACGAGCCGTTCGGCGCGCTCGATGCGCTGACCCGCGAGCAGATGAACCTGGAAATGCTGCGGATCTGGCGCGAAAGCGGCAAGACCATCATCTTTGTCACCCACAGCATCCAGGAGGCGGTGTTCCTCGCCTCGCATTGCGCCGTGCTCACTGCGGGACCTGCGCGGATGGCGGAATATTTTCCGATTCTGCTGCCGTTTCCG is drawn from Bradyrhizobium lablabi and contains these coding sequences:
- a CDS encoding alkyl/aryl-sulfatase, which gives rise to MIQASTGVAPNEAKDSAKEASASVIAQQAAMLKALPFSDTADFDDASRGFLGTLENAKITNAQGRVVWSLEPYGFLSEEKAPPTVNPSLWRQSRLNMHHGLFEVLPGVYQVRGLDIANMTLIEGDNGVIVVDTLTSIEGARAALELYFRHRGKRPVAAVIFTHTHVDHYGGARGVLDDEALADGRIPIIAPNLFMEHAVSENIIAGPAMLRRAQYQFGPFLAKGPRGQVDNGLGKSIAAGSVKLLRPTDLIMATGDKRVIDGVEFEFQMAPNSEAPAEMHFFIPRYKLLNLAENCTHNFHNLLPFRGADVRDALVWSKYLGEALQMWGGKADAMCGQHHWPVWGKERIDKMIRQQRDLYKFAHDQTIRLMNHGLTASEIAETIKLPAGLEGAWHGRGYYGHIRHNVKAVYQKYLGWYDANPVNLDPLPPVESGKKYVEYMGGADAILARARADFAKGEFRFVAQALSHLVFAEPDNQSARALLADSFEQLGYAAESATWRNAYLFGAQELRQGMPKAPPMPAMSRETLAALRTRQIWDLLGVRLNGPKAEGKHIVLNWSFTDTGERFVLTLENCALSYVEGAQAAGADASFTLARATLDEVIAKQTSFPEAVASGKVKVTGNATRLAELMDLMDEFPRMFEIVEPKRTAVR
- a CDS encoding ABC transporter substrate-binding protein; the encoded protein is MKCLRIAGLALALVAPSIPSHAGESVNLILNWTPTADHSPFYYAKAQGWYEKAGIDLTIETGKGSGVSSLKVGSGGSPFGIADLATMLVARSKGADVVALMSIYANTGQTFYWLKSYGVNGPKDFPGHKIGNPPGDASRVMWPAFAKAAGIAADSVNFVNVGPTAKIAALKSHTVDIISDFYNEHDLKVIEFGSDLGHVNWKDIGLNPYGNSLIVNGAFLEKNPKLVEEFVKISQKAFAACVADVAPCLKALLDSVSGLDKENQERQWERIKFLMTDDFTTTKALGWIDGERMKKDYELVQTYLGMEKPFDVQTAFTNRMLDTSVKMDASKMKK
- a CDS encoding TetR/AcrR family transcriptional regulator, whose protein sequence is MPKQRSTKQRSTKERSNGAAKPQRRDPAATRNKLLTAARREFAKNGLAGARVDEIAERAGVNKQLVYHYFGDKDALYLAVLEWVYEEIRTQERKLNLEGLPPERAIKKLIESSFDHLALHPDFIVLLNDENRNGARHVRASPRIEDMHSPLVSMVSKILKEGVRAGTFRRGINPVHLYISIAGLSYFFFSNTPTLSAIFGKDLSSVAAKRARRKHVVDLVMQALRP
- a CDS encoding ABC transporter permease, whose protein sequence is MRPAKSFAIILIVHLAVIVLWQVLVDAFHVPKFILPSPLATVATLSSAKYAWLSNLAVTAVEILGGFCLGALVGVALAVVFCWSPLVSLLLLPLFVTLNMIPKVALGPLFIVWFSYGIFANILITFSICFFPILLTTARGLSEVEPDLLDLVKSLRGSRWILFRKIQLPGALPYVFSGMKVGAILAVAGAIVGEFIASERGLGYLMIQVQSSLDTPAMVMAVVLLTLLGVTLYGLVLAFERLFVIRDVRLQ
- a CDS encoding NAD-dependent epimerase/dehydratase family protein, with product MLLMRDKLPETINDVTALDELLCRPSQALIDDLQKLDGDIMILGVAGKMGPTLAGLAKNTLPDRRIIGVARFSDASVKDRLEARGIETIHCDLLDESAIKALPKSQNVVFMAGRKFGAEGDLSLTWAMNAHVPALVAQAFCQSRIVAFSTGCVYPFVPVNGKGASEDLAPNPPGEYAQSCVGRERMFEYFSRKYKTPGRLFRLNYAIDMRYGVLHDIATKILQGKPIDVSLGHVNFIWQGDASAQALRCLAHCDTPTSPINVSGHEILRVRDLAAKLGTMLGREPIIVGREEPTAWLTDTSRATRMFGLPIVDTERLIAWTADWVARSMPSLGKPTKYEVRDGRY
- a CDS encoding GNAT family N-acetyltransferase, yielding MADIDQFATVELGSDDARAGLMLSAEANWNQNEADWRLFLKEGTVFGVRDRDRRLIATAALLPYTSANAWISMVLVTANWRRHGLATRLVDTCLDTATKRGLTCWLDATPAGAAVYGPLGFTPTLQLRRLRRENSPQAGTSRLLSTCNLAELIARDTSAMGFDRSVLLTELAGRPGSRLLSSGDAVALVRDGRKARHIGPLFASAPDQAIAMVEVIARSEAGPWLIDAVNGQQEFLKGLTGSGWIVERPYQRMRFGRATTRAETLPFAVAGPEYG
- a CDS encoding dihydrodipicolinate synthase family protein, with amino-acid sequence MHHSEMKSEVRRLIADGTVLPAHPLALDASRKLDKVHQRALTRYYIDAGAGGLAVGVHTTQFAIRDVGLYKPVLELAAETAADWTKRPLAMVAGLAGPTAQAVSEAKIALGIGYHAGLLSLAAMKTASEDEIIGHCRAVAREIPLVGFYLQPAVGGVILSADFWRRFAGIENVIAIKIAPFNRYRTLDVLRGVAAAGALDRIALYTGNDDHILLDLVLPFDLRDQGVTTRAYFRGGLLGHWSVWTASAIKQFEMCRAARGKDALPADLLALDARVTDCNSAFFDVANNFHGCIAGCHEILRRQGLMEGIWCLDPDEGLSPGQLQEIGRVCREHADLSDDAFVAENLQKWLA
- a CDS encoding ABC transporter ATP-binding protein, yielding MACMSEPPEPFIRLRNVRKVYRSQGTEFLAVSDVTMDVQEGELISLVGPSGCGKTTVLKILAGLHEADGGTIQIGNACNPFDPARDIGMVFQQALLLKWRTILDNVLLPAEIVGLPMKAARSRARDLLHLVGLAGYEQKYPQQLSGGMQQRTAIARAFIHDPKLILMDEPFGALDALTREQMNLEMLRIWRESGKTIIFVTHSIQEAVFLASHCAVLTAGPARMAEYFPILLPFPRTLPVKTSDEFGAYARRIYASLGLGSGT